The proteins below are encoded in one region of Leptotrichia sp. oral taxon 218:
- the purB gene encoding adenylosuccinate lyase: MADMSIYSNPLAERYSSKEMLHIFSPEFKFITWRKLWINLAEAEKELGLDFITDEQIEELKKYKDDVDFEVAAEFEKKLRHDVMAHVHTYGEQAKNARKIIHLGATSAYVGDNTDLIQIKEGLLVIRKRLLVLIEKMRDFALQYKDLPTLGFTHFQAAQLTTVGKRATLWLHSLLLDFEELEFRLENLRFRGVKGTTGTQASFKELFEGDFEKVKQLDELVTEKAGFGKKQGVSGQTYDRKVDAQILNLLSNIAQSSHKFTNDFRLLQHLKELEEPFEKNQIGSSAMAYKRNPMRSERISSLAKYVISSSQTGALVFATQWFERTLDDSASKRLSIPQAFLAVDAILIIWLNIMDGVVVYPKVIEANIQKELPFMATENIIMESVKKGMDRQEVHEIIRELSMEETKEIKLNGNPNRLIDRIIKDGRLGLKAEDMEGILVSANYTGFAGQQTEDFVKNEIDPILDKYKDEIVEDREELRV, translated from the coding sequence ATGGCAGATATGAGCATATATTCAAATCCGTTGGCGGAGAGATATTCAAGTAAGGAAATGTTGCATATTTTTTCACCAGAGTTTAAATTTATAACTTGGAGAAAATTGTGGATAAATTTGGCGGAGGCGGAAAAAGAGCTTGGGCTTGATTTTATTACTGATGAACAAATTGAGGAACTAAAAAAATATAAAGATGATGTTGACTTTGAAGTTGCGGCTGAATTCGAGAAAAAATTGAGACATGATGTTATGGCTCATGTGCATACTTATGGGGAACAAGCTAAAAATGCAAGAAAAATTATTCATTTAGGAGCGACAAGTGCGTATGTTGGAGATAATACTGATTTGATTCAAATTAAGGAAGGGCTTTTAGTTATTAGAAAAAGACTGCTTGTCTTAATTGAAAAAATGAGAGATTTTGCGTTACAATACAAAGATTTGCCAACTTTAGGATTTACTCATTTCCAAGCAGCACAGCTTACTACTGTTGGAAAAAGAGCGACTTTGTGGCTTCATTCGTTACTTCTTGATTTTGAAGAATTGGAATTTAGATTAGAAAACTTGAGATTTAGAGGAGTTAAAGGGACTACTGGGACTCAGGCTAGTTTTAAAGAATTGTTTGAAGGAGATTTTGAAAAAGTAAAACAGTTGGATGAATTGGTTACTGAAAAAGCTGGATTTGGTAAAAAACAAGGTGTTTCAGGACAAACTTATGATAGAAAAGTGGACGCACAAATCTTGAATTTATTGTCAAATATTGCTCAGTCTTCACATAAATTTACAAATGATTTTAGATTGTTACAACATTTGAAAGAATTGGAAGAACCATTTGAAAAAAATCAAATTGGGTCAAGTGCGATGGCATACAAGAGAAATCCAATGAGAAGTGAAAGAATTTCATCACTTGCAAAATATGTAATTTCAAGCTCACAAACAGGTGCGCTAGTTTTTGCAACACAATGGTTTGAAAGAACATTGGACGATTCTGCAAGTAAGAGATTGTCTATTCCACAAGCATTTTTGGCAGTTGATGCAATCTTAATTATTTGGCTTAACATCATGGATGGAGTTGTTGTTTATCCAAAAGTAATTGAAGCTAATATTCAAAAGGAATTACCATTTATGGCGACTGAAAATATTATTATGGAATCAGTTAAAAAAGGAATGGACAGACAAGAAGTTCACGAAATTATTAGAGAACTTTCGATGGAAGAAACAAAGGAAATTAAATTAAATGGAAATCCTAACAGATTGATTGACAGAATTATAAAAGATGGTAGATTGGGACTTAAAGCGGAAGATATGGAAGGGATTTTAGTTTCTGCTAATTATACTGGATTTGCTGGGCAGCAGACTGAGGATTTTGTGAAAAATGAGATTGATCCGATTCTGGATAAGTATAAGGATGAGATTGTTGAAGATAGGGAGGAATTGAGGGTTTAA
- a CDS encoding adenylosuccinate synthase, which yields MRNNTFVIVGTQWGDEGKGKIIDVLSPKADYVVRFQGGNNAGHTVVVNDEKFILHLLPSGIINSAGKCIIGAGVVIDIEVLLEEIEELEKRGRKLDNLLIDERAHIIMPYHIAIDKAKEEAMGENKIGTTQRGIGPCYIDKIARNGIRIGDLLEPERFRDKLAWNVAEKNDMLTRYGKETFDLEELYDKFMKLAEKIKFRIIDAVVEINEGIEEGKVVLFEGAQALMLDIDYGTYPYVTSSSPTSGGVTVGTGVAPTKISRVLGVMKAYTTRVGEGPFPTELENEDGETLRKVGHEFGATTGRPRRCGWLDLVIGKYAVLIDGLTDIVLTKLDVLTGFEKIKVAVGYEIDGKVCYSYPGNLRKSKDLKVIYEELDGWNEDITQIKNYEDLPENCKKYIEYIENKLKCRVSMISVGPERTQNIYRYDLGDFVK from the coding sequence ATGAGAAATAATACTTTTGTAATAGTGGGAACGCAGTGGGGAGATGAAGGAAAAGGTAAAATAATTGATGTGTTGTCTCCAAAGGCGGATTATGTAGTGAGATTTCAAGGAGGAAATAACGCAGGACATACGGTTGTCGTAAATGATGAAAAATTCATTTTGCACTTATTGCCATCTGGAATAATAAATTCAGCTGGAAAGTGTATAATTGGAGCTGGAGTTGTGATTGACATTGAAGTTTTATTAGAAGAAATTGAAGAGTTGGAAAAAAGAGGAAGAAAATTAGATAATTTGCTTATTGATGAAAGGGCGCATATAATAATGCCTTATCACATTGCAATTGACAAAGCGAAAGAAGAAGCAATGGGAGAAAATAAAATTGGAACAACTCAAAGAGGAATCGGGCCTTGCTATATTGATAAAATTGCGAGAAATGGAATTAGAATAGGAGATTTACTGGAACCAGAAAGATTTAGAGATAAATTAGCTTGGAATGTGGCAGAAAAAAATGATATGCTTACTAGATATGGTAAAGAAACTTTTGATTTAGAAGAACTTTATGATAAATTTATGAAACTTGCTGAAAAGATTAAATTTAGAATTATTGATGCAGTTGTGGAAATTAATGAAGGGATTGAAGAAGGAAAAGTTGTACTTTTTGAAGGGGCACAAGCGTTAATGCTTGATATTGATTATGGAACTTATCCTTATGTAACTTCGTCATCGCCAACATCTGGTGGAGTAACAGTAGGAACTGGGGTTGCACCGACAAAAATTTCAAGAGTGCTTGGAGTTATGAAAGCCTACACAACAAGAGTCGGAGAAGGACCTTTCCCAACAGAATTGGAAAATGAAGATGGAGAAACTTTGAGAAAAGTTGGACATGAATTTGGTGCGACAACTGGGCGTCCAAGAAGATGCGGATGGCTTGATTTAGTAATCGGAAAATATGCGGTTCTAATTGATGGATTGACAGATATTGTGTTGACAAAATTAGATGTATTGACTGGATTTGAAAAAATTAAAGTTGCAGTTGGTTATGAAATTGATGGAAAAGTTTGTTATTCATATCCTGGAAACTTGAGAAAATCTAAGGACTTGAAAGTAATTTATGAAGAATTAGATGGATGGAACGAAGATATTACTCAAATAAAAAATTACGAAGATTTGCCTGAAAATTGTAAAAAATATATTGAATATATTGAAAATAAATTGAAATGCCGTGTTTCAATGATTTCAGTTGGACCTGAAAGAACTCAAAATATTTATAGATATGATTTGGGAGATTTTGTGAAATAG
- a CDS encoding HAD family phosphatase: MGKFFDEIELFLFDMDGLLFDTETIYVEYGREVAKENGYTITKDIVEKTTGVTNDKARILFKEALGQDFPYDEMMGTVKNYILEKALKGEVPLKLGALELLEFLKKNDKQMILATSSELHLAEALTEGKDVRKYFSHLITAEDVVHGKPDPEVFLISAEKAGVSCEKTVVFEDSFNGIRAAHAAGAFPIMVPDKLKPTEEILKLVYKKFDNLLEVLDYFKGKQ, from the coding sequence ATGGGAAAATTTTTTGACGAAATTGAATTATTTTTATTTGATATGGATGGATTATTGTTTGATACTGAGACAATTTATGTGGAATATGGGCGTGAAGTAGCTAAAGAAAACGGATATACAATAACAAAAGACATTGTGGAAAAAACAACAGGTGTTACAAATGATAAAGCAAGAATATTGTTCAAGGAAGCACTAGGACAAGATTTCCCGTATGATGAAATGATGGGGACGGTTAAAAATTATATACTGGAAAAAGCTCTAAAAGGGGAAGTCCCGCTAAAACTCGGTGCATTGGAATTGCTTGAATTTTTGAAGAAGAATGATAAACAGATGATTTTGGCAACTTCATCGGAGTTACATTTGGCAGAAGCGTTGACGGAAGGAAAAGATGTAAGAAAATATTTTTCTCATTTGATAACTGCGGAAGATGTCGTTCACGGTAAACCCGACCCAGAAGTGTTTTTAATAAGTGCTGAAAAAGCTGGAGTTTCTTGTGAAAAAACAGTTGTATTTGAAGATTCGTTCAACGGAATAAGGGCAGCGCACGCAGCTGGAGCATTTCCCATTATGGTACCAGATAAATTGAAGCCGACTGAGGAAATTTTAAAATTGGTTTATAAAAAATTTGATAATTTATTGGAAGTGCTTGACTACTTTAAGGGAAAACAATAA